A single genomic interval of Streptomyces sp. BA2 harbors:
- a CDS encoding GNAT family N-acetyltransferase, with protein sequence MELRPFAVEDADTVARWPVSAGEVALWCGLRDFPVAARAVAGWQLEEGVRGHALIEGETLLGYGEVWCDEDEGEAELARIIVAPGARGRGVGRVLVRGLAELALRAGYAEIFMRVHPANAAALRCYRAAGFLPVAPALAVEWNAPQPVGYVWLRHAGAGAGAGDVGA encoded by the coding sequence ATGGAGCTTCGACCCTTCGCCGTGGAGGATGCGGACACCGTGGCGCGCTGGCCCGTCTCCGCCGGTGAGGTGGCCCTGTGGTGTGGGCTGCGCGACTTTCCCGTGGCCGCGAGGGCCGTCGCCGGCTGGCAGCTGGAAGAGGGTGTGCGGGGGCACGCGCTCATCGAGGGGGAGACACTCCTCGGCTACGGGGAGGTGTGGTGCGACGAGGATGAGGGGGAGGCGGAACTCGCCCGGATCATCGTGGCGCCGGGCGCCCGTGGGCGAGGTGTCGGGCGCGTACTGGTGCGGGGGCTGGCCGAGCTGGCCCTGCGGGCCGGGTACGCGGAGATCTTCATGCGCGTACATCCGGCGAACGCCGCCGCCCTGCGCTGCTACCGCGCGGCCGGATTTCTGCCCGTCGCCCCCGCCCTTGCCGTGGAGTGGAACGCCCCGCAGCCCGTCGGCTATGTCTGGCTCCGGCATGCGGGCGCGGGTGCGGGCGCGGGGGACGTGGGGGCGTGA
- a CDS encoding DNA-binding protein produces the protein MPATPEQQPAGSASAADPETDPFSPTHPDQVRAGRAPASLFRIAERHAATDEQRRRQVHATIVGPYEAARLVTFLLTGIAQPAEGEPEVDHADITAALTLMPMARGEMDEVEAALLQMARGRGMTWPEIAFGLGLGTPQAARQRYERLVGRTAIDPEATPTGP, from the coding sequence ATGCCCGCGACTCCCGAACAGCAGCCCGCCGGCAGCGCCTCCGCGGCGGACCCCGAGACCGACCCCTTCAGCCCTACGCACCCGGACCAGGTGCGCGCGGGCCGCGCCCCCGCCTCCCTGTTCCGCATCGCCGAGCGGCACGCGGCCACCGACGAGCAGCGGCGTCGACAAGTCCACGCCACGATCGTCGGCCCGTACGAGGCGGCACGGCTCGTGACGTTCCTGCTGACCGGGATCGCGCAGCCCGCGGAGGGCGAGCCCGAGGTGGACCACGCGGACATCACCGCGGCGCTGACGCTCATGCCGATGGCGCGCGGCGAGATGGACGAGGTGGAGGCCGCACTCCTGCAGATGGCCCGCGGTCGCGGCATGACCTGGCCGGAGATCGCCTTCGGCCTCGGCCTCGGCACTCCGCAGGCGGCCAGGCAGCGCTACGAACGGCTGGTCGGCCGTACGGCGATCGACCCGGAAGCCACGCCTACGGGCCCGTGA
- a CDS encoding DedA family protein, giving the protein MILNAAHDVSAAANEAPTGGIAGWATDLMDSMGAVGAGVAIALENLFPPLPSEVILPLAGFAASQGKFGIVEVLIWTTAGSVIGAIALYAIGALLGRDRTVAVAARLPLVKASDIQRTENWFARHGTKAVFFGRMIPVFRSMISVPAGVERMRMPVFLALTTAGSLIWNAVFILIGHALGTRWHQVTDLVGLYSKGVLAVAALAVLAFVTLRIRRAGKGEHRSTR; this is encoded by the coding sequence ATGATCCTCAACGCCGCGCACGACGTGTCCGCCGCCGCGAACGAAGCGCCCACCGGCGGCATCGCGGGCTGGGCCACCGACCTCATGGACTCGATGGGCGCCGTCGGCGCCGGAGTGGCCATCGCCCTGGAGAACCTCTTCCCGCCGCTGCCCAGCGAGGTGATCCTGCCGCTTGCCGGCTTCGCCGCGAGCCAGGGCAAGTTCGGCATCGTCGAGGTCCTGATCTGGACCACGGCGGGCTCCGTGATCGGTGCGATCGCCCTCTACGCGATCGGTGCGCTGCTCGGCAGGGACCGCACGGTCGCCGTCGCGGCCCGCCTTCCGCTCGTGAAGGCGTCCGACATCCAGCGCACGGAGAACTGGTTCGCCCGGCACGGCACCAAGGCGGTCTTCTTCGGCCGGATGATCCCGGTCTTCCGCAGCATGATCTCGGTTCCCGCGGGCGTCGAGCGGATGCGTATGCCCGTCTTCCTCGCCCTGACGACCGCGGGCAGCCTCATCTGGAACGCGGTCTTCATCCTGATCGGCCACGCACTCGGCACGCGCTGGCACCAGGTCACCGATCTGGTCGGCCTGTACTCCAAGGGGGTCCTCGCCGTGGCCGCGCTCGCGGTGCTCGCTTTCGTCACGCTGCGGATCCGCAGGGCGGGCAAGGGTGAGCACCGCTCGACACGCTAG
- a CDS encoding SGNH/GDSL hydrolase family protein, translating to MQMNANYTSLVAVGDSFTEGMSDLLPDGSYRGWADLLAARMAAASPGFRYANLAVRGKLIGQIVAEQVDVAASMQPDVITLVGGLNDTLRPKCDMARVRGLLDEAVERLAPACKQLVLMRSPGRNGPVMERFRPRMEELFVHIDELATRHGATVVDLYGSAALGDQRMWDVDRLHLTAEGHRRVAEAVWQSLGYDPEDDWQSPLPATAPPNWTARRVSDLRFARQHLAPWIARRLTGRSSGDGLPAKRPDLLPYEEPRA from the coding sequence ATGCAGATGAATGCCAACTACACCAGTCTCGTCGCGGTCGGCGACTCCTTCACCGAGGGCATGTCGGACCTGCTGCCCGACGGCAGCTACCGCGGCTGGGCCGATCTGCTCGCCGCCCGGATGGCTGCCGCCTCCCCCGGTTTCCGGTACGCGAACCTCGCGGTGCGCGGGAAACTCATCGGGCAGATCGTGGCCGAGCAGGTGGACGTCGCGGCCTCCATGCAGCCCGATGTGATCACCCTGGTGGGCGGCCTCAACGACACGCTGCGTCCCAAGTGCGACATGGCCCGCGTACGCGGGCTCCTGGATGAGGCGGTCGAACGCCTCGCCCCGGCGTGCAAGCAGCTGGTCCTGATGCGCAGCCCGGGCAGGAACGGCCCCGTGATGGAGCGTTTCCGCCCCCGCATGGAGGAACTCTTCGTCCACATCGACGAGTTGGCGACACGGCATGGTGCCACGGTGGTGGACCTGTACGGATCGGCCGCGCTCGGCGACCAGCGCATGTGGGACGTGGACCGGCTGCACCTGACGGCCGAGGGCCACCGCAGGGTCGCCGAAGCGGTGTGGCAGTCCCTCGGCTACGACCCCGAGGACGACTGGCAGTCCCCGCTCCCGGCCACCGCCCCACCGAACTGGACGGCGCGCCGAGTATCCGACCTCCGCTTCGCCAGACAACACCTGGCCCCCTGGATCGCCCGCCGCCTAACGGGCCGCTCCTCAGGAGACGGCCTCCCGGCGAAGCGCCCGGATCTACTGCCTTACGAGGAGCCGCGGGCGTAA
- the purB gene encoding adenylosuccinate lyase — protein sequence MTVAPAKPRIPNVLAGRYASAELATLWSPEQKVKLERQLWLAVLRAQKDLGIEVPDAALADYERVIDDVDLASIAEREKVTRHDVKARIEEFNALAGHEQVHKGMTSRDLTENVEQLQVRLSLELVRDRTVAVLARLGKLSGEYAELVMAGRSHNVAAQATTLGKRFATTADELLVAYRRVDDLLRRYPLRGIKGPVGTAQDMLDLLGGDAEKLTELEQRIAGHLGFDRAFTSVGQVYPRSLDYEVVTALVQLASGPSSLAKTIRLMAGHELVTEGFKPGQVGSSAMPHKMNTRSCERVNGLTVILRGYASMTGELAGDQWNEGDVSCSVVRRVALPDAFFALDGLLETFLTVLDEFGAFPAVVARELDRYLPFLATTKVLMASVRAGVGREEAHEAIKENAVASALAMREQGAERNELLDKLAADSRIPLDRAELDALMADKLSFTGAASDQVAVVVAQIEALLKEHPEAAAYTPGAIL from the coding sequence GTGACTGTCGCGCCTGCAAAGCCCCGTATCCCGAACGTCCTCGCCGGACGTTATGCCTCCGCCGAGCTCGCCACCCTCTGGTCGCCCGAGCAGAAGGTCAAGCTGGAGCGTCAGCTCTGGCTCGCCGTCCTGCGGGCGCAGAAGGACCTGGGGATCGAGGTCCCGGACGCCGCCCTCGCCGACTACGAGCGCGTCATCGACGACGTCGACCTCGCCTCGATCGCCGAGCGCGAGAAGGTCACGCGCCATGACGTGAAGGCCCGCATCGAGGAGTTCAACGCGCTCGCCGGGCACGAGCAGGTCCACAAGGGCATGACCTCCCGCGACCTGACCGAGAACGTGGAACAGCTGCAGGTCCGGCTCTCCCTGGAGCTGGTGCGCGACCGCACCGTCGCGGTGCTCGCGCGGCTCGGCAAGCTGTCGGGCGAGTACGCGGAGCTGGTCATGGCCGGCCGCTCGCACAACGTGGCCGCGCAGGCGACGACCCTGGGCAAGCGCTTCGCGACGACCGCCGACGAGCTGCTCGTCGCGTACCGCCGCGTGGACGACCTGCTGCGCCGCTACCCGCTGCGCGGCATCAAGGGCCCCGTCGGCACGGCCCAGGACATGCTCGACCTCCTTGGCGGCGACGCCGAGAAGCTCACCGAGCTCGAGCAGCGGATCGCCGGGCACCTCGGCTTCGACCGCGCCTTCACCTCGGTCGGCCAGGTCTACCCGCGCTCCCTCGACTACGAGGTCGTCACCGCCCTGGTGCAGCTCGCGTCCGGACCCTCCTCGCTGGCCAAGACCATCCGTCTGATGGCCGGACACGAGCTCGTCACCGAGGGCTTCAAGCCTGGTCAGGTCGGCTCCTCCGCGATGCCGCACAAGATGAACACCCGCTCCTGCGAGCGCGTGAACGGCCTCACCGTCATCCTGCGCGGCTACGCGTCGATGACCGGCGAGCTTGCGGGCGACCAGTGGAACGAGGGCGACGTCTCCTGCTCGGTCGTACGCCGCGTCGCCCTGCCGGACGCGTTCTTCGCCCTGGACGGGCTGCTTGAGACCTTCCTGACCGTGCTCGACGAGTTCGGCGCCTTCCCTGCCGTCGTCGCGCGTGAGCTGGACCGCTACCTCCCCTTCCTCGCCACGACCAAGGTCCTGATGGCCTCGGTGCGGGCGGGCGTCGGCCGCGAGGAGGCCCACGAGGCCATCAAGGAGAACGCGGTCGCCTCCGCGCTGGCGATGCGGGAGCAGGGCGCCGAGCGCAACGAACTCCTCGACAAGCTCGCCGCCGACTCCCGGATTCCGCTGGACCGCGCCGAGCTGGACGCTCTCATGGCGGACAAGCTGTCGTTCACGGGCGCGGCGAGCGACCAGGTCGCCGTGGTCGTCGCGCAGATCGAGGCCCTGCTCAAGGAGCACCCCGAGGCCGCGGCCTACACGCCTGGGGCGATTCTCTGA